In a single window of the Prinia subflava isolate CZ2003 ecotype Zambia chromosome 3, Cam_Psub_1.2, whole genome shotgun sequence genome:
- the LOC134548043 gene encoding G-protein coupled receptor 183-like yields MALVEDAILPTNLTSSNQSSCNVHNHLFSTKVIFSLFYIILLVFGACGNVLALCITFQRRKKKLNSTDLYLVNLALSDALFTLALPGRIAYYILESDWPFGDWFCRITAFIFYMNTYVSIYFMTCVSVDRYVAVVRTKHPGRVRKMSRARGICVFIWSLVFLQTALLLLRPMTRRMGDKLTCMEYFNFEEIPSLPYLLLVACVLGFFLPVGIILVCYVRINLKLCQTAKENPLTVKNGHHHRAFTVILVVLLAVLLCFSPYHLNIVQFMVRKILYQPSCREQQAFKMSLQVTVAFMNFNCCIDPIIYFFAFRGYKRRLLRIFRNSGSLATSSTAKTPSESNSNSHSHSHSQPPGSVSV; encoded by the coding sequence ATGGCTCTTGTGGAGGATGCGATCCTGCCCaccaacctcacctccagcAACCAGAGCAGCTGCAATGTGCACAACCACCTCTTCTCAACCAAAGTCATCTTCTCCCTTTTCTACATCATCCTGCTGGTGTTCGGTGCCTGTGGGAATGTCCTGGCCCTCTGTATCACCTTCCAGCGCAGGAAGAAGAAACTCAACTCCACCGACCTCTACCTGGTGAACCTGGCCCTCTCCGATGCCCTCTTCACCCTGGCACTCCCGGGCAGGATCGCCTACTACATCCTGGAGTCTGACTGGCCCTTTGGGGACTGGTTCTGCCGGATCACAGCTTTCATTTTCTACATGAACACCTATGTGAGCATCTACTTCATGACCTGTGTGAGCGTGGACCGCTACGTTGCCGTGGTGCGCACCAAGCACCCTGGCAGGGTTCGGAAGATGAGCCGTGCCAGGGGCATCTGTGTCTTCATCTGGTCCTTGGTGTTCCTGcagacagccctgctgctgctgcggccCATGACGCGAAGGATGGGAGACAAGCTGACATGCATGGAGTACTTCAACTTCGAGGAGATCCCCAGTCTGCCCTACCTGCTCCTGGTGGCCTGCGTGCTTGGCTTCTTCCTGCCTGTGGGCATCATCTTGGTGTGCTATGTGAGGATCAACCTCAAGCTCTGCCAGACAGCCAAGGAGAACCCGCTGACAGTCAAGAACGGGCACCACCACCGGGCCTTCACTGTCATCCTGGTGGTGCTACtggctgtcctgctctgcttcagTCCCTACCACCTCAACATTGTCCAGTTCATGGTCAGGAAGATCCTCTACCAGCCATCCTGCCGTGAGCAGCAAGCCTTCAAGATGTCCCTGCAAGTCACTGTGGCGTTCATGAACTTCAACTGCTGCATTGACCCCATCATCTACTTCTTTGCCTTCCGGGGCTACAAGCGGAGGCTGCTCCGCATCTTCAGGAACAGCGGCTCCCTGGCCACGTCCTCCACTGCCAAGACCCCCTCGGAGAGCAACAGcaacagccacagccacagccacagccagccgCCTGGCTCTGTCTCTGTCTAG